In Saccharicrinis fermentans DSM 9555 = JCM 21142, a genomic segment contains:
- a CDS encoding phage integrase SAM-like domain-containing protein, producing the protein MGAKVTTAIVLYKAQSKKNGKHPAKLRVTFNRKQMYYSIDNKERVYEFTPEEFNKVIAPKPRGVFKDIKLEFSLIEDKANKIIGSMETFSFRQFKTKFGIAGGDLTNILFYFERRIKEFGDNDQWCSWAQFTTTMRTIKKYFGSNQVDFRELTVHELEKFEQWMTAQDLSMSSIKTYMASTRTIFKIAQREGAISKDIYPFGEGGYKLPSSQNIKRALKMNEIEKIYKYECKEFSYRDEAKDLWLFSYLLNGANMNDIIRLKYKNVDDEFITFIRRKTRKTTKSSKPISVAYTDDLKRLIDKWGNKDRSPENYIFRFINEDMTEKQVRRGLDRLIKRTNDHMKKETVNSTLSII; encoded by the coding sequence ATGGGAGCAAAAGTTACTACAGCAATAGTTTTATATAAGGCTCAGTCAAAGAAAAATGGTAAGCACCCTGCTAAACTAAGGGTTACTTTTAACCGAAAACAAATGTATTATAGCATTGACAACAAAGAGCGTGTTTATGAATTTACCCCTGAAGAGTTTAATAAAGTCATTGCCCCAAAACCAAGAGGTGTTTTTAAAGATATCAAATTAGAATTTTCATTAATTGAGGATAAAGCCAATAAAATAATTGGCTCAATGGAAACTTTCTCTTTCAGGCAATTTAAAACCAAATTTGGCATTGCTGGAGGTGACCTTACAAATATCCTATTCTATTTTGAAAGACGTATTAAAGAGTTTGGCGATAATGACCAATGGTGTAGTTGGGCACAATTCACGACTACAATGAGAACTATTAAAAAATATTTTGGTAGCAATCAAGTTGACTTTAGAGAATTAACGGTACACGAATTAGAAAAATTTGAACAATGGATGACAGCACAAGACCTCTCCATGTCATCCATTAAAACTTATATGGCTTCGACCAGAACAATATTCAAGATTGCACAACGTGAGGGAGCCATTTCTAAAGATATTTACCCCTTTGGAGAAGGTGGTTACAAACTACCTTCAAGTCAGAATATAAAACGAGCTTTGAAAATGAATGAAATTGAAAAAATATACAAATACGAATGTAAGGAGTTTTCATATCGTGACGAGGCTAAAGATTTGTGGCTTTTCAGTTACCTTCTAAATGGTGCGAATATGAACGATATTATAAGATTAAAGTATAAGAATGTAGATGATGAGTTCATTACTTTTATTCGAAGAAAGACAAGAAAAACTACAAAATCATCCAAACCAATCAGTGTTGCTTATACTGATGATTTAAAAAGGCTAATTGACAAGTGGGGAAATAAAGACCGCTCACCTGAAAACTATATATTTCGTTTTATCAATGAAGATATGACCGAAAAACAGGTAAGGCGCGGTTTAGACAGACTTATAAAAAGAACAAACGACCACATGAAAAAAGAGACTGTAAACTCAACTCTGTCCATAATTTAA
- a CDS encoding cold-shock protein: protein MLIGLVKWFDKDKGFGVVGTPDGEEYFLHINSFTTKPDKILKGTPIAFSPKTDNRKNRNSAESSRLVGNSEDWKVILNHLGKPDSVRIEVEVRGHGRRGNPYHRKEMQSFSLIGLSLKYFFQDKNEEEISNFIIDYYDNDLNTKQFISYCELIEDSLPKHFSNEISTNILNIVFSHFGKNLNEEILYAVWKQKKFKFISYNEMDDYEIPESVLRANILEIGKSELSRILNFSFGSEFGSYYVNNKFSNIETLTSDEIKELYQFVEFEKETEQENRKHQLDNLYTQRIEVELTEKANQLDTIRNSDDFNNYNRLLQLIPNRFTDTDKNKVTKSIHKIIAQKCSDEFKPELWIKGIIEEVSLEFVSKYFLNKDTQSDKRISILTKLQTDRQFELLKKYADEYTFEKGFALLEELVKKENSLNYYFDLLEVLFNTEFWKDKKGKELIESFTDYVNDQSNDEQKYDLFLIGYIKDVPQNIVRQNIHQLEKEDCKKIFKSISENKPFIRDILTEKVTFENTVSLSWLYDLAIEFLDIENFNTFDKKAFDTTEHSEYFKFWEIGKAKLFPQHQIEELLQDEFENYAQIDNWIKNNATTTEEISDFLFSFLNKQVPVTDRKIFYKQLNHIKYLLQLNELHLEQIKQIQNDFYTVILWVLDKDDVLNFELLKQKFIYFAPDEQIRIIRKLFFIKANGQFDLTIEKLNELTRFDLDLYKTNLEFNPEIPIDISTDVVVKALLSYQQNKRFFVESELLTIILNDLKLDKTRRFILANYFEDCLGRQTAKFDWSREGEIRKIKYGNNQFYFAISFSTGNTHWVNNRWGGREVYSPNPNFENLKEAVKKISGVKWNPNEKHWGVPSQYETEVLNFAKEQRFFLDFEGSNYANNIHLADFKREDIPNGISFCEGRLANKPHVMFKRKFWWCGGQLCFSKCETIHKTDEWEKYTLLDFCEILDLNTDEINKMGDFIPKGKYYQFIALINRFNRLLEKLYCKDCGHILYPSDFGTGHFAAHTVVRFQCRNDECENNEEIYLNHCLNGQCNNIIDSRISKRCDNGLFICDSCGSCCAHNMLERRLSNLKLTGGYIHDNLVKCVNEKLGHLERGEYFCYKCKSEMTEISDDIFQCSKCNVEYDTTKYNFKRPHIHLRKTIATTGNNGNDKESFNDDSDFPF from the coding sequence ATGTTAATTGGACTTGTAAAATGGTTTGACAAAGACAAAGGTTTTGGTGTTGTTGGAACACCTGATGGCGAAGAGTATTTTCTTCATATTAATAGTTTTACTACAAAACCAGATAAAATACTAAAAGGAACGCCAATTGCTTTTTCACCAAAAACTGACAATAGAAAAAATAGGAATTCCGCTGAAAGCAGTCGATTAGTTGGTAATTCAGAAGATTGGAAAGTTATTTTGAATCATTTAGGAAAGCCTGACAGTGTAAGAATAGAAGTTGAAGTAAGAGGACACGGAAGAAGAGGTAACCCATACCACCGAAAAGAAATGCAGTCATTTAGTCTAATTGGACTGTCATTAAAATATTTCTTTCAAGATAAAAATGAAGAAGAAATATCAAATTTTATCATTGACTATTATGACAATGACTTAAACACAAAACAATTCATTTCATATTGCGAATTAATTGAAGATAGTCTTCCAAAGCATTTTTCAAACGAAATATCAACCAATATTCTAAACATTGTTTTTTCACACTTTGGTAAAAACTTGAATGAAGAAATACTATATGCTGTTTGGAAACAAAAGAAGTTTAAATTCATTTCATACAATGAAATGGACGATTACGAAATACCTGAAAGTGTTTTAAGAGCAAATATTCTTGAAATCGGAAAGTCAGAATTAAGCCGTATTTTAAATTTTAGTTTTGGGTCAGAGTTTGGTTCTTATTATGTAAATAATAAATTCAGCAACATTGAAACTCTTACATCTGACGAAATAAAAGAACTATATCAATTTGTAGAATTTGAAAAGGAAACTGAACAAGAAAACAGAAAACATCAACTTGATAATTTATACACTCAAAGAATTGAAGTTGAATTAACTGAAAAAGCCAACCAACTTGACACAATAAGAAATAGTGATGATTTCAATAATTATAATCGTTTACTACAACTTATTCCCAATCGCTTTACTGATACTGACAAAAACAAAGTAACAAAATCAATTCATAAAATAATAGCTCAAAAGTGTTCAGATGAATTTAAACCAGAGCTTTGGATTAAAGGTATAATAGAAGAAGTATCATTAGAATTTGTTTCAAAATATTTTCTTAATAAAGATACTCAATCAGACAAGCGAATATCAATCCTTACTAAGTTACAAACAGACAGGCAATTTGAACTTTTAAAAAAATATGCTGACGAATATACTTTTGAAAAGGGTTTTGCTTTGCTTGAAGAACTAGTCAAAAAAGAAAATTCACTAAATTATTATTTTGACCTTTTAGAAGTTCTTTTCAATACTGAATTTTGGAAAGATAAAAAAGGAAAAGAGTTGATTGAATCATTTACTGATTACGTAAATGACCAAAGCAACGATGAACAGAAATACGATTTGTTTTTAATCGGTTATATAAAGGATGTTCCGCAAAACATCGTTAGACAAAACATACACCAACTTGAAAAAGAAGATTGCAAAAAGATATTTAAAAGCATATCAGAAAACAAACCTTTCATTAGGGACATTTTAACTGAAAAGGTAACATTTGAAAATACAGTTTCTTTGAGTTGGCTTTATGATTTGGCAATAGAATTTTTAGACATAGAAAATTTCAACACTTTTGACAAGAAAGCATTTGACACCACCGAACATTCTGAATACTTCAAATTTTGGGAAATAGGGAAAGCAAAATTATTTCCACAACACCAAATTGAAGAATTATTACAAGATGAATTTGAAAACTATGCTCAAATAGATAATTGGATTAAAAACAATGCAACAACAACCGAGGAAATATCGGATTTTTTGTTCTCATTTCTAAATAAGCAGGTTCCAGTAACAGACAGAAAAATTTTCTACAAACAGTTAAATCACATAAAATATCTGTTGCAGTTAAACGAATTGCATTTAGAACAGATAAAACAAATTCAAAACGATTTTTACACTGTAATTCTGTGGGTATTAGACAAAGATGATGTTTTAAATTTTGAATTACTAAAACAGAAATTCATCTACTTCGCTCCTGATGAACAAATAAGAATAATTAGAAAATTGTTTTTTATTAAAGCAAATGGTCAGTTTGATTTGACCATTGAAAAGCTAAATGAACTTACAAGATTTGATTTAGATTTATACAAAACAAACTTAGAATTCAATCCCGAGATACCTATTGATATTTCAACAGACGTAGTTGTCAAAGCGTTATTGTCATATCAGCAAAACAAACGTTTCTTTGTTGAAAGCGAACTTTTGACGATTATATTGAATGACTTAAAACTTGACAAAACAAGACGTTTTATATTGGCAAATTATTTTGAAGATTGCTTAGGACGACAGACTGCAAAATTTGACTGGTCAAGAGAAGGCGAAATTAGAAAGATTAAATATGGTAACAATCAGTTTTATTTTGCCATTAGCTTTTCTACGGGAAATACTCATTGGGTTAATAATCGTTGGGGTGGCAGAGAAGTTTATTCCCCAAATCCAAATTTTGAAAACCTAAAAGAAGCGGTTAAGAAAATTTCAGGGGTTAAATGGAATCCAAATGAAAAGCATTGGGGTGTTCCATCACAATACGAAACGGAAGTTTTGAATTTTGCGAAAGAGCAAAGATTTTTTCTTGACTTTGAAGGAAGTAATTATGCAAATAACATTCACTTAGCAGATTTTAAAAGGGAAGATATTCCAAATGGAATTTCGTTTTGCGAGGGTAGATTAGCAAACAAACCACACGTAATGTTTAAAAGGAAATTTTGGTGGTGTGGCGGACAACTGTGTTTTAGTAAATGCGAAACAATCCACAAAACAGACGAATGGGAAAAATATACATTACTTGACTTTTGTGAAATTTTAGACTTAAATACTGATGAAATAAACAAAATGGGAGACTTCATTCCCAAAGGCAAATATTATCAATTTATTGCTTTAATAAATCGCTTTAATAGATTATTAGAAAAACTATACTGTAAAGACTGTGGGCACATTTTGTATCCTTCTGATTTCGGAACAGGTCACTTTGCTGCACACACTGTTGTAAGATTTCAATGTCGGAATGATGAATGTGAAAACAATGAAGAAATATACTTAAATCATTGCCTTAATGGACAATGTAACAATATTATAGATAGCAGAATTTCAAAACGGTGTGATAATGGTTTATTTATATGTGATAGTTGTGGAAGTTGTTGTGCTCACAATATGCTAGAAAGACGATTATCAAACTTAAAATTGACTGGAGGCTACATACACGACAATTTAGTGAAATGTGTAAATGAAAAGTTAGGACACCTTGAAAGAGGAGAATATTTTTGTTATAAATGCAAATCTGAAATGACTGAAATCAGCGATGACATTTTCCAATGTTCAAAATGCAATGTGGAATATGATACAACGAAATACAATTTCAAAAGACCACATATACATTTAAGAAAAACAATAGCAACGACAGGTAATAATGGAAATGATAAAGAAAGTTTTAACGATGACTCTGACTTTCCATTTTAA
- the istB gene encoding IS21-like element helper ATPase IstB gives MNAQTIEKVKQMKLYGIERAYNQVFESGSSQGLTFDELLAILIDAEYDERYNRKLERYIKMANLKQSASIDQVDFNTHRNLDKNLLVKLQMCQWVEKGRDILLTGPTGVGKSFVACALGYHACTNGMSTLYVTANKLFDKLMYAKADGSYPREIKKILKCDLLIIDDFGLKALDTGSRNMLLEIIDDRHNLKSTMITSQVPLKQWFESIGDPVVADAVMDRLVNGSYRIEMQGESMRKMIAKR, from the coding sequence ATGAACGCACAAACTATTGAAAAAGTAAAGCAAATGAAGTTGTACGGTATAGAAAGAGCGTACAACCAAGTGTTCGAATCAGGCAGCAGTCAAGGTCTAACCTTCGACGAACTGCTCGCTATATTAATCGATGCGGAGTATGACGAACGGTACAATAGAAAGCTCGAACGGTATATCAAAATGGCCAACCTGAAACAAAGCGCATCAATAGATCAGGTTGATTTTAATACCCACAGGAACCTGGACAAAAATCTTTTGGTAAAACTCCAGATGTGCCAATGGGTAGAAAAAGGCCGCGACATCCTATTGACGGGACCTACGGGCGTGGGCAAGTCCTTTGTTGCGTGCGCCCTGGGATATCATGCCTGCACCAATGGGATGAGTACTCTTTATGTAACGGCCAACAAGCTTTTTGACAAGTTGATGTATGCCAAGGCAGATGGTAGTTACCCCAGAGAAATAAAGAAAATACTTAAATGTGATTTACTTATTATAGATGATTTTGGCCTCAAAGCTTTGGACACCGGCTCAAGAAATATGTTGCTTGAAATTATTGACGACAGACATAACCTAAAATCAACAATGATAACATCTCAAGTTCCTTTAAAACAATGGTTTGAATCGATAGGTGACCCCGTGGTTGCCGATGCAGTAATGGATAGGTTGGTTAACGGGTCATACCGTATCGAAATGCAAGGCGAATCAATGAGAAAAATGATAGCAAAACGTTAA